The Candidatus Methylacidiphilales bacterium genome contains the following window.
ACAAATAATGCTAGCTGCCGTTGCAATTATTGCTTCGTTTGATTACTGATTTGCTTATTTCTTTTCGTAAACTTTACGCACATAATTTTATTTACTCCTTAAGTTATGGGGGTGATTTTTATTTTATGTATAAACACCGTAACCGACTGTAAAACTATTTTTAGCGAAAAGAAATATCAGCAGGAATCATTCACTTGTGTTGAAAAAACAGACTGCGTGAAAATGATAATAAAGTATCTACTATAGCTAGCAACACTTTTTAATAACGTATTGTGCAGATGCACTTCTTTAGACTATAGTTGTAGATGTATCTGATTGTTTAGGATAATCTGTGAATATACTAAGTCAATAAAACATACACAAAGTTGTCATGGCATATAGCTAGCTTAGGTTGACCGCAAAGATAATTTTTGACGCGCATAAAGGTATTAAATCAATCTTTTATTAATCTATTGCTTACAAAGCAAAATCAGCGATATCCTTTCAAGCAAGCACGTCAAGATTATAAGAACTATTCATGGGTAAAGCAAGTACTTAAATTTAGGGATTCCTATTATCATGATCTAGCTTAAGAGTGGTATATTAATACATCACACGACTCATTCTACTCTTAACAAAAGTTAGCCGGAGTGAGCCTAATCAAAGATTAGAAATTCTGTTCTAAGTTTATCCCGATTAAACTATATCTATAGTTTGATCGGAAAACAGACATGGACTTACTGATAATATGGAACACAAGAACTATTACAAAATACTCAATGTAGATCATAACGCCGATATAGAGACAATCAAGAAGGCGTTTCGTAAATTAGCACGCCAATATCACCCGGATGCTAATAAGGGAGATAAAGAAGCTGAGGAAAAGTTCAAAGAGATCAACGAGGCTTATGGGGTACTAAGCGATCCAGATAAACGCAAGTTCTATGACCTGATACATAAAGGATATCTTGATCATTCACAAAGCGAAGGAGATCCATGTAGATATGAATGGAAAAGAGCGGAAGATGACGATAAATTCATCAGGTTTGATAATAATATCGATAATTTTTATAATAAAGGTATTGGCTTAAGTAGTTTGATCAGGAAGGTTTTGGGTAATTATAAAACATCGAGAAGTTCATGCAACTTCCAAAAAATTATACTCATTACACTCGAAGAAGCCTACTATGGTACGACTCGCATAGTGCATAATAAGGGTATACCAGACTTCTTAGTCAAAATTCCACCTGGAGTGAAGGCTGGCTGGCGAATAAGAGTGCGCAAAAAAGATAACCAGAATGTAGATGGACAAATCGGCGATCTATATTTGGCGATTGAGATAATGCCGCACGCTATCTATGAACGCAAAGGTGATGACCTGTACTGTAATGTTTACATAGATATGTTAATGGCTATGACAGGTGGTAATATACGAGTGGATACATTCGCTGGCCCGATTGTGATAAAAGTTCCACAGGGTATTTCTTCTGGATCAACTATCCGCGTGCGTGGGCGCGGCATGCCTAAGTTTAACAAACCTGGTGAATATGGTCACCTATACTTGCGTGTGGTAGTTACTAATCTTACTTAGTTTGATCGTGAACGTTTA
Protein-coding sequences here:
- a CDS encoding HSP40/DnaJ peptide-binding protein translates to MGNYKTSRSSCNFQKIILITLEEAYYGTTRIVHNKGIPDFLVKIPPGVKAGWRIRVRKKDNQNVDGQIGDLYLAIEIMPHAIYERKGDDLYCNVYIDMLMAMTGGNIRVDTFAGPIVIKVPQGISSGSTIRVRGRGMPKFNKPGEYGHLYLRVVVTNLT